The sequence CACGAAGGCGCGACGCCGGCCGCTcggttgtgttgtggtgacgTCAGCGGGAGCCGGTCCGCCTGGTCCTCCCCGTGTGAGTGCGCGCCCGCGTGCGTGCGTTGGAGTTTTAGCGTGcgcttgtgttttgtgtgcgcggctgcggggaggtgggggggtgacGTCATACTTATTATGTAGCCGTCTGCGACCGTAATAAACAAGACTAATGATTCATAGGAAAAAGTTGTAGCTTCACGTTTCCCTCTTTTAGATGATGGCGGACATTATTACTATATAATTATCAATATAATTTCGCAACAACAATATAACTATTGTTGTTATTACTTTAATTAGGCTATCTTCGTCTCTAGGCCTATACGCTATTCAATGTTTATCATAACTTGATCTATAACGTAATATAGAGGCTTCTGCAActgaatatatatttgtatatatatatatatatatatatatatatatatatatatatatatatatatatatatatataaaaattatataaGGGTACATTAAATATCATTCTGTATATATTCCGTATAGTGTGCTGCTCTGAACCTTCTTGGGTCCTTGAATgagcctagtgtgtgtgtgtgtgtgtgtgtgtgtgtgtgtgtgtgtgtgtgtgtgtgtgtgtgtgtgtgtgtgtgtgtgtgtgtgtgtgtgtgtgtgtgtgtgtgcgcgtgcgcgcgtgtgtgtgtgtgtgtgtgtgtttgacatctATCCCCGGCCCTAGTGTGGTTACATAACAGGTCCCTATTCACTGGATGTAATAAAAGGTCTCACTCTCAGCTGTATCTTGTGATGGAGCCCAGAAGCTAGACTAACCGACGGCCAACGGTCGTACTTATAACCGGACAAAAGGCAGTGCAGGTATCGAGGAGACCACCCCGACCCAGTTATCCCTCTGCTCGAGTCCGGCAACTAACGGTCAGAACACGCTGCCAAATAGTGATCCATCAGAGTGTGCTCCGCTTTCCCGTTCCAATAACTATCAGAACACGATGCCAAATAGTGATCCCTCAGAGCGCGCTCCAATTCCCCGCTCAAGTCTAACGACAAACTGCCGTTTTCCCGTACATTTCACCACATCGGGGCTTAAACACCAACGACTCGTTGGTGTTCTTCATGTTATTCATGAGCGCCCACTCGACACCTGTTCGCCATGGTGGGAGGGTGACCGAttcttggtttgtgtgtgtgtgtgtgtgtgtgtgtgtgtgtgtgtgtgtgtgtgtgtgtgtgtgtgtgtgtgtgtgtgtgtgtgtgtgtgtgtgtgtgtgtgtgtgtgtgggggggggctggggggagagaaggtgaaGTGTTAAGGGAGGGGTTAGAGCGCTAGGAGCTatgtgggagaggggaggggagtgtgtgtgtgtgtgtgtgtgtgtgtgtgtgtgtgtgtgtgtgtgtgtgtgtgtgtgtgtgcgtttgtgtgtgtggacactcTAATTGGACTGAATTGGACAGAACAACAAAAGAGGAAGCTGGAAAATTCCAGGCTGGTGTGTTTTGTCAGCCCTGGTCCTGGAAACAATACCTCCTCTCTGGTGGCTCTTCTAGCTAATACATCTTTTAATCTCTAGCCGTtatctctcactcactttctctctctctctctctctctctctctctctctctctctctctctctctctctctctctctctctctctctctctctctctctctctctctctctctctctctctctctctctctctctctctaactctctttctctaactcttactatttctctctctctccctctttctctatcactctctctctcccccccctctctctctctctctctctctaaacatctctctctctctccctctctctctctaaacatctctctctctctctctctctctctctctctctctaaacatctctctctctctaaacatctctctctctctctctctctctctctctctctctctctctctctctctctctctctctctctctctctctctctctctctctctctctctctctctctctctctctctctctctctctcgttggtgCGATGATAAAAGGCTTCCCCCACCTCCTATAGAGGCCCCTGTAccagaactctctctctctctctctctccgcccccctctctctccacagggTCACTGAGTGGAGCCTCGGACGCCCCCCAaaccgcccctctctctctgcctacaGGAACACTGTGGCCGCATCAACCTCCACATCCCTCCAGTTGGGCTGACATCACTTTCcccaggagcaggtaggagccCCTCCTTCAGGGGCAAAGAGCAGCACCTCCTGGAACATCACCTCCTTCTCTACAGTAGGGAGGAGCAACTACTTCCAGACATCAAGTTAACCTCCTCCAGAGCACCTCCTCCAAGGAGCAGGCAGcagccccacctcctcctccttcaggggcACGGAGCAGCCACTCCTTCTCTACCAAGGAGGGGGGAGCTCCATCACTTTCACCTCCTCCAGAGCCCCTCctccaaggagcaggtaggagcacCTCCTACCGGAGGACGTCTTGAAGGAGCACCTCGGAGTAGGAGCAGGTCCTGAAGGAGCGGGCGGGATCAGCGCCTCCTGGGGCTCCTGGATGTCAGGATGGTGCAGCTCCGGCGCGTGGCGGAGGGgaacggaggaggtggaggaggagggggaggaggtggaggaggagggggaggaggaggaggaggaggaggagtcgtggtggaggaggaggagctggagtgtAAGATCTGCTACTGCCCCTACAGCCTCTCGCGGCGCCGGCCCAAGCTGCTGCACTGCTGCCACCGCCTCTGCTGCCGCTGCCTGGCCCAGCTCCTCGCGCTGGGGGAGAGCCCCGCCACCACGGTGGTCTGCCCCTTCTGCCGCTACGTTACCTCCCTGCCGCCCTCCTCCGCCCACCCCCTGACCCCGCCCGCCTCCCTCCCCGACGACCACGGCCTGCTGGCCCTGCTCGGCAGGAACCTCCGCATCCAGACCCTCCAGGGCGGCTCCACGGAGCTGCTGCTCACCCCCAGAACCCTGAGCTCCCTGCTGGGCGCCGgcaacccctccttctcctccttcttgcccccggcccccggctCCTACGCCTCCATCCGGGGGTCCCCCAACTTCGTGGTCATCACTATCATGGagccccccccgcctccaccagCTCTTACTCCGCAGCCGCCGTCCGCGCTGTCGCCGCCGTCCGCGCTGTCGCCGCTGCCTCTGGGCCGCTCGCCGTACAACCTCCGTCAG is a genomic window of Gadus morhua chromosome 8, gadMor3.0, whole genome shotgun sequence containing:
- the rnf182 gene encoding E3 ubiquitin-protein ligase RNF182; translation: MVQLRRVAEGNGGGGGGGGGGGGGGGGGGGGGGVVVEEEELECKICYCPYSLSRRRPKLLHCCHRLCCRCLAQLLALGESPATTVVCPFCRYVTSLPPSSAHPLTPPASLPDDHGLLALLGRNLRIQTLQGGSTELLLTPRTLSSLLGAGNPSFSSFLPPAPGSYASIRGSPNFVVITIMEPPPPPPALTPQPPSALSPPSALSPLPLGRSPYNLRQHRPPPGPPLQAALMYRSASSLDSVASGARRRGGGGGGGGVRGCAALLWRGSARALVWLLGLLYFCSLPLGVYLLIMQKTTLGVLLVSLVPTSIMVVIIYGFCQCLCQELWDCIPP